A region of Acidobacteriota bacterium DNA encodes the following proteins:
- the eno gene encoding phosphopyruvate hydratase: MTIEYIHAREVLDSRGNPTVEVEVVLDDGAHGSAVVPSGASTGEHEAVELRDGDQGRYLGKGVQEAVENVNSIIAEELFDEDAYDQAGLDQRLIDLDGTPNKSKLGANAILGVSLAVAKASAASFGLPLYRYLGGIRGRILPTPMMNVLNGGAHADWNIDFQEFMIIPVGADTFAEALRSGVEVFHHLKKVLKKDGHIVSVGDEGGFAPQVKGNEEALKYVLRAIESAGYLAGEDLLIGLDVASSEFFKEGRYHLRSENRELSAEELIDYYRELCAKYPIASIEDGLDENDWDGWAKLTARLGERVQLVGDDLFVTNVERLQEGIEKEVANSILIKLNQIGTLTETLDTIDLAKRYGYTAVISHRSGETEDTTIADVAVAANAGQIKTGSASRTDRVAKYNQLLRIEEELGQAALFLGEEALNYGG, translated from the coding sequence ATGACCATTGAATACATACACGCCCGCGAAGTCCTCGATTCACGCGGAAACCCCACGGTCGAAGTCGAAGTGGTGCTGGACGACGGCGCCCACGGTTCAGCCGTAGTTCCCTCCGGAGCCTCCACCGGCGAACACGAAGCCGTAGAACTGCGCGACGGAGACCAAGGCCGCTACCTGGGCAAAGGCGTCCAGGAGGCCGTCGAAAACGTCAACTCCATCATCGCCGAAGAGCTTTTCGACGAGGACGCCTACGACCAGGCCGGCCTGGACCAGAGGCTGATCGACCTGGACGGCACCCCCAACAAATCGAAGTTGGGAGCCAACGCCATTCTGGGCGTCTCGCTGGCAGTGGCCAAGGCCTCGGCCGCCTCCTTCGGACTGCCTCTTTACCGCTATCTGGGAGGCATCCGGGGGCGCATCCTGCCCACGCCCATGATGAACGTCCTCAACGGCGGCGCCCACGCTGATTGGAATATCGACTTTCAAGAATTCATGATCATTCCGGTGGGGGCCGACACCTTCGCCGAAGCCCTGCGCAGCGGAGTGGAGGTGTTTCACCATCTGAAAAAGGTGCTGAAGAAGGACGGGCACATCGTCTCGGTGGGAGACGAGGGCGGTTTCGCTCCTCAGGTCAAAGGCAACGAAGAGGCCCTCAAGTACGTGCTGCGGGCCATCGAGAGCGCCGGATACCTGGCCGGTGAAGACCTCCTGATCGGCCTGGACGTGGCCTCCAGCGAGTTCTTCAAAGAAGGACGCTATCACCTGCGCTCGGAGAACCGCGAGCTTTCGGCCGAAGAACTGATCGACTACTACCGCGAGTTGTGCGCCAAGTATCCCATCGCCTCCATCGAGGACGGGCTGGACGAGAACGACTGGGACGGTTGGGCTAAGCTGACCGCCCGCTTGGGTGAGCGCGTGCAACTTGTGGGCGACGACCTCTTCGTCACCAACGTGGAACGCCTGCAAGAAGGCATCGAGAAAGAGGTGGCCAACTCCATCCTCATCAAGCTCAACCAGATCGGAACCCTGACGGAAACGCTCGACACCATCGATCTGGCCAAGCGCTACGGCTACACCGCCGTCATCTCTCACCGCTCGGGAGAAACCGAAGACACCACCATCGCCGACGTGGCCGTGGCCGCCAACGCCGGCCAGATCAAGACCGGCTCAGCCTCGCGCACCGACCGCGTGGCCAAGTACAACCAACTGCTGCGCATCGAGGAGGAACTGGGCCAAGCCGCCCTCTTCCTGGGCGAGGAGGCTCTCAACTACGGCGGATGA
- a CDS encoding CYTH domain-containing protein has translation MHEIERKFRVDSQDWREHIESSSSLRQGYLTPSTDLSVRVRIRDESATLNVKGPPEGITRPEFEYEIPLADAEEMLDLCSGLKVVKTRHELHHKGMLWEIDEFLEANQGLVVAEIELQNEDQDFARPSWLGREVTDDPRYLNVNLARHPYREWGDSD, from the coding sequence ATGCATGAAATCGAGAGAAAATTCAGGGTCGACTCGCAGGACTGGCGGGAACACATCGAATCCTCAAGCTCTTTGCGGCAGGGCTACTTGACTCCCTCTACCGACCTCAGCGTGCGGGTGCGCATCAGGGATGAATCGGCAACCCTCAACGTCAAGGGGCCTCCCGAGGGCATCACCCGTCCCGAGTTCGAATACGAGATCCCGCTGGCGGACGCTGAAGAAATGCTCGATTTGTGCAGCGGTCTCAAAGTAGTCAAGACACGTCATGAACTGCACCACAAAGGCATGTTGTGGGAAATCGACGAGTTCCTGGAAGCCAACCAGGGCCTGGTAGTAGCCGAGATCGAGCTGCAAAACGAAGACCAGGATTTCGCCCGCCCTTCCTGGCTGGGTCGGGAAGTCACTGACGACCCCCGCTACCTCAACGTCAACCTGGCCCGCCACCCCTACCGCGAGTGGGGAGACAGCGATTGA
- a CDS encoding valine--tRNA ligase produces the protein MAFSKYFEHHKVESEIYREWEKSGAFQPGKDTSGSPFTISMPPPNATGTLHLGHAIGMTVEDLMIRWKRMGGSAALWVPGTDHAAIATESVVIRQLQQEGMRDPRHELGREELVARIASFTEESRSTIRSQIRALGASCDWTRERYTMEPALNRVVNSVFARMFRDGLIYRAPRIVNWDPHLQTTVSDDEIYYSDREAKFYTLRYGPFLVGTSRPETKLGDTAIAVNPQDERYQEHIGKTYEVPWPKGPAISVKVVADEHVDPEFGTGALGVTPAHSHADFEIAQKHNLPLIQVINEDGRMSEAAGPYAGMEVEAAREAFVADLKEAGLLEKVESYVQPISLCYRSKKPIEPLPKNQWFIDVNKPAVQWEGRNMTLKQVMYEVVDSGKIKLLPAHEVKTYNHWIENLRDWCISRQIWWGHRVPVWYRGNAVSEENIEAAEEMYVGHRRPEGEGWVQDPDTLDTWFSSALWTFSTLLDSEKALDDDLDLDEIVRRSPDFARFHPTSVMETGYDILFFWVARMILMTTYTVKDIPFHTVYLHGLVLDKDGEKMSKSKPETSIDPLEVIEEYGADALRLSLVMGNSAGSDLKLGEERIVACKRLLNKIWNAAKLVQMSTEGKEQVELTPNNVTHPLNRWMLTRRNVLLERIDRRMEAFAFGDAAEQIRSAFWGEFCDFYLEAIKVGEVARSPETASVLASVLDDFLKLFHPFLPFITEQVWSNLDRPGLLISAEWPRLEERLSWSEEAEGVAAVSRAVAAVRSMRAEQNIDPGSYVNVRLQPRRHGEIFENCRPIMERLMRTEKLTISEAEEETQGAMAVDEAFRAALTLSAADLQAERERLEKQLEGAQKRLASLESRLKNKGFLDNAPAQTVESTRQSAEKTKSTIQDIKDRLEALD, from the coding sequence ATGGCCTTCAGCAAGTATTTCGAGCATCATAAAGTCGAATCCGAGATTTATCGGGAGTGGGAGAAGTCGGGCGCTTTTCAGCCCGGCAAGGACACCTCCGGGAGTCCCTTCACCATCTCCATGCCGCCACCCAACGCCACCGGGACGCTGCACCTGGGACACGCCATCGGGATGACGGTGGAGGACCTGATGATCCGCTGGAAGCGCATGGGGGGGAGCGCCGCCCTGTGGGTGCCGGGCACCGACCACGCCGCCATCGCCACCGAGAGCGTGGTCATCCGCCAGCTCCAGCAGGAAGGCATGCGCGACCCGCGCCACGAGCTGGGACGCGAAGAGCTGGTGGCCCGCATCGCCTCTTTCACCGAAGAATCCCGCTCCACCATCCGCTCCCAGATCCGCGCCCTGGGAGCCAGTTGCGACTGGACCCGCGAACGCTACACCATGGAGCCGGCCCTCAACCGGGTGGTCAACTCGGTCTTCGCCCGCATGTTCCGCGACGGACTCATCTACCGCGCCCCCCGTATCGTCAACTGGGACCCCCACCTGCAGACCACCGTCTCCGACGACGAGATCTACTACAGCGACCGCGAGGCCAAGTTCTACACCCTGCGCTACGGACCCTTCCTGGTGGGCACCAGCCGTCCTGAAACCAAGCTGGGCGATACCGCCATCGCCGTCAACCCTCAGGACGAGCGCTACCAAGAGCATATCGGCAAAACCTACGAGGTGCCCTGGCCCAAAGGTCCCGCCATCAGCGTCAAGGTGGTGGCCGACGAGCACGTCGATCCCGAGTTCGGGACGGGCGCGCTGGGCGTCACCCCGGCTCACTCCCACGCCGACTTCGAGATCGCCCAAAAGCACAACCTGCCGCTGATCCAGGTGATCAACGAAGACGGACGCATGAGCGAAGCCGCCGGTCCCTACGCCGGAATGGAAGTGGAAGCGGCCCGGGAGGCCTTCGTGGCCGACTTGAAGGAAGCCGGGCTGCTGGAGAAGGTCGAGTCCTACGTCCAACCCATCTCGCTCTGCTACCGCTCCAAGAAGCCCATCGAGCCTTTGCCCAAGAACCAGTGGTTCATCGACGTCAACAAGCCCGCCGTGCAATGGGAAGGGCGCAACATGACCCTCAAGCAGGTCATGTACGAGGTGGTCGACTCGGGCAAGATCAAGCTGCTTCCCGCCCATGAGGTCAAGACCTACAACCACTGGATCGAGAACCTGCGCGACTGGTGCATCTCGCGCCAGATCTGGTGGGGACACCGCGTTCCCGTCTGGTATCGCGGCAATGCCGTCAGCGAAGAGAACATCGAAGCCGCCGAAGAAATGTACGTGGGACACCGGCGCCCCGAGGGCGAGGGATGGGTGCAGGATCCTGACACGCTCGACACCTGGTTTTCCTCGGCGCTGTGGACTTTCTCCACCCTGCTGGACAGCGAGAAGGCGCTCGACGACGACCTCGACCTGGACGAGATCGTGCGCCGCAGTCCCGATTTCGCCCGCTTTCATCCCACCTCGGTGATGGAGACCGGCTACGACATCCTCTTCTTCTGGGTGGCGCGCATGATCTTGATGACCACCTACACGGTCAAGGACATCCCCTTCCACACCGTCTACCTGCACGGCCTGGTGCTGGACAAGGACGGGGAGAAGATGAGCAAGTCCAAACCGGAAACCTCCATCGATCCGCTGGAGGTCATCGAGGAGTACGGCGCCGACGCCCTGCGCCTTTCACTGGTGATGGGCAACTCGGCGGGCAGCGACCTCAAGCTGGGCGAAGAGCGCATCGTGGCCTGCAAGCGGCTGCTCAACAAGATCTGGAATGCCGCCAAGCTGGTGCAGATGTCCACCGAGGGCAAGGAGCAGGTCGAGTTGACGCCCAACAACGTGACCCATCCCCTCAACCGCTGGATGCTGACGCGGCGCAACGTCCTGCTCGAGCGCATCGACCGGCGCATGGAGGCCTTTGCCTTCGGAGACGCCGCCGAGCAGATCCGCAGCGCCTTCTGGGGCGAGTTCTGCGATTTCTACCTGGAAGCCATCAAGGTCGGGGAAGTGGCCCGATCGCCCGAGACGGCCAGCGTGCTGGCCAGCGTGCTGGACGACTTCCTCAAGCTCTTCCATCCCTTCCTGCCCTTCATCACCGAGCAGGTCTGGAGCAACCTCGACCGTCCGGGTTTGCTCATCAGCGCCGAATGGCCCCGGCTGGAGGAGAGGCTTTCCTGGAGCGAGGAGGCCGAGGGCGTGGCCGCCGTCTCACGCGCCGTGGCCGCCGTCCGCTCCATGCGCGCCGAGCAGAACATCGATCCCGGATCTTACGTCAACGTCCGCCTGCAGCCGCGCCGTCATGGCGAGATTTTTGAAAACTGCCGCCCCATCATGGAGCGCCTCATGCGCACCGAAAAACTGACCATCAGCGAGGCGGAAGAAGAGACTCAAGGCGCGATGGCCGTCGACGAAGCCTTCCGCGCCGCCCTCACTCTCAGCGCCGCCGACCTGCAAGCAGAACGCGAGCGCCTGGAAAAGCAACTGGAAGGCGCCCAAAAGCGCCTGGCCTCACTGGAAAGCCGCCTCAAAAACAAAGGCTTCCTGGACAACGCCCCCGCCCAAACCGTAGAGTCCACCCGCCAATCCGCCGAAAAAACAAAGTCCACCATCCAAGATATCAAAGACCGGCTGGAGGCACTGGATTAG